A stretch of the Thermoleophilaceae bacterium genome encodes the following:
- a CDS encoding TIGR01777 family oxidoreductase produces MRVAVTGATGMLGRALVAELLDRGDEVVALSRDAERAGAALPDGVETAEWRAPSDEPAPAEALSGADGVVHLLGETVAQRWTERARREIRESRVAGTRNLVAGLRAAQPRPRVLVSQSGSGYYGARGDEPVDESGPAGDDFLAAVVEDWEAEARKAEELGLRVVTTRTGVVLSEGGGALEKMLPPFKLGVGGPVAGGRQYVPWAHADDVAGAQLLCLDTAAASGPVNVAAPEPVTNRELSKALGRVLGRPAVAPVPALALKLLYGEMALIVTTGVRMVPRRLTELGYEFRRPDLEEALRAATGS; encoded by the coding sequence GTGAGGGTCGCCGTCACGGGAGCGACCGGGATGCTCGGCCGCGCGCTGGTGGCCGAGCTGCTGGACCGGGGAGACGAGGTGGTGGCGCTGTCGCGCGACGCCGAGCGGGCAGGCGCCGCGCTGCCCGATGGCGTGGAGACTGCCGAGTGGCGCGCGCCGAGCGACGAGCCGGCGCCCGCCGAGGCGCTGTCGGGCGCCGACGGCGTGGTGCACCTGCTAGGCGAGACCGTGGCCCAGCGCTGGACCGAGCGCGCCCGGCGCGAGATCCGCGAGTCGCGGGTGGCGGGCACGCGCAACCTCGTGGCCGGCCTGCGGGCGGCGCAGCCACGCCCGCGAGTGCTCGTGTCCCAATCGGGGAGCGGCTACTACGGGGCCCGCGGCGACGAGCCCGTGGACGAGTCGGGGCCCGCCGGGGACGATTTCCTCGCCGCCGTGGTCGAGGACTGGGAGGCCGAGGCCCGCAAGGCGGAGGAGCTCGGCCTGCGCGTGGTCACCACCCGCACCGGCGTGGTGCTGTCGGAGGGCGGCGGCGCGCTCGAGAAGATGCTGCCCCCGTTCAAGCTGGGCGTGGGCGGGCCGGTGGCGGGCGGGCGCCAGTACGTCCCGTGGGCGCACGCCGACGACGTGGCGGGCGCGCAGCTGCTCTGCCTCGACACGGCCGCCGCCTCCGGCCCGGTGAACGTGGCGGCGCCCGAGCCCGTCACGAACCGCGAGCTGTCCAAGGCGCTCGGCCGGGTGCTGGGCCGGCCCGCCGTGGCGCCCGTCCCCGCGCTGGCGCTGAAGCTGCTCTACGGCGAGATGGCCCTGATCGTGACCACGGGCGTGCGCATGGTGCCCAGGCGACTGACCGAGCTGGGCTACGAGTTCCGCCGGCCGGACCTCGAAGAGGCGCTGCGGGCGGCCACCGGCTCGTAG
- a CDS encoding NAD-dependent malic enzyme, with the protein MSTSPITPSAQFSMTLRVEIENRPGMLGVLAGAIGEAGGNIGAIDIIEPGEGELLREITVFCADLDHWASIVRAVEDLDGTKLIYVTDRTFELHRGGKIHTGLGAPLATREDLSMAYTPGVARVCLEIARDREKAREYTIKKNTVAVVSDGSAVLGLGDIGPEAAMPVMEGKAMLFKEFGDVDAFPICLGTKDPEEIIQTVKLLAPTFGGINLEDIASPRCFEIENRLIEELDMPVFHDDQHGTAVVVLAALLNACRLTGRVLEDLRVSMAGAGAAGVAVAKILMNAGITSLVACDRFGAIHTDRPDFGDGSMNAPKTWLAEHTNQERCGGSPADVLDGTDLFIGLSGPGIVTAKDLQKMNPEPFVFAMANPDPEVRPEEAAPYVSVMATGRSDYPNQINNVLAFPGVFRGVFDAGARAITEEMKVAAAYGIASVVAQEELSPEYIIPSVFNREVAPAVARAVAQEAARTAAEDDPRLSRTG; encoded by the coding sequence ATGAGCACCTCGCCGATCACTCCCAGCGCGCAGTTCTCGATGACCCTCCGGGTCGAGATCGAGAACCGCCCGGGGATGCTCGGCGTGCTGGCCGGCGCGATCGGCGAGGCGGGCGGCAACATCGGCGCGATCGACATCATCGAGCCGGGTGAGGGCGAGCTGCTGCGTGAGATCACCGTGTTCTGCGCCGACCTCGACCACTGGGCGAGCATCGTCCGTGCGGTCGAGGACCTCGACGGCACCAAGCTCATCTACGTCACCGACCGCACGTTCGAGCTGCACCGCGGCGGCAAGATCCACACGGGGCTGGGCGCCCCGCTCGCCACCCGCGAGGACCTCTCGATGGCCTACACGCCGGGCGTCGCGCGCGTGTGCCTGGAGATTGCGCGCGACCGCGAGAAGGCCCGTGAGTACACGATCAAGAAGAACACCGTGGCCGTGGTGTCCGACGGCTCCGCCGTGCTCGGCCTGGGCGACATCGGCCCGGAGGCCGCGATGCCGGTGATGGAAGGCAAGGCGATGCTCTTCAAGGAGTTCGGCGACGTGGACGCCTTCCCCATCTGCCTCGGAACCAAGGACCCGGAGGAGATCATCCAGACGGTCAAGCTGCTCGCTCCGACCTTTGGTGGCATCAACCTCGAGGACATCGCCTCTCCTCGCTGCTTCGAGATCGAGAACCGGCTCATCGAGGAGCTGGACATGCCGGTCTTCCACGACGACCAGCACGGCACGGCCGTCGTGGTGCTCGCCGCGCTGCTCAACGCCTGCCGGCTCACCGGCCGGGTGCTCGAGGACCTGCGCGTCTCGATGGCGGGAGCGGGCGCCGCCGGCGTGGCCGTGGCCAAGATCCTGATGAACGCGGGCATCACCTCGCTCGTCGCGTGCGACCGCTTCGGCGCCATCCACACCGATCGCCCCGACTTCGGCGACGGATCGATGAACGCGCCCAAGACATGGCTGGCCGAGCACACCAACCAGGAGCGCTGCGGCGGCTCCCCCGCCGACGTCCTCGACGGCACGGACCTCTTCATCGGCCTGTCCGGCCCCGGGATCGTCACCGCGAAGGACCTCCAGAAGATGAATCCCGAGCCGTTCGTATTCGCCATGGCCAACCCCGACCCGGAGGTGCGCCCCGAGGAGGCCGCCCCCTACGTCAGCGTCATGGCCACCGGCCGCTCGGACTACCCCAACCAGATCAACAACGTGCTCGCGTTCCCGGGCGTCTTCCGCGGCGTGTTCGACGCCGGCGCCCGCGCCATCACGGAGGAGATGAAGGTGGCCGCCGCCTACGGCATCGCCAGCGTGGTGGCCCAGGAGGAGCTCTCCCCCGAGTACATCATCCCGAGCGTCTTCAACCGCGAAGTCGCCCCCGCGGTGGCGCGCGCCGTGGCGCAGGAGGCCGCGCGCACCGCCGCCGAGGACGATCCGCGGCTCAGCCGGACGGGCTGA
- a CDS encoding DMT family transporter, protein MDRVGLAALAVVAAGGLVGLQAPLNAGLGRAIGSVPAAAVNFIVGLAALVVLLAVMGQLGNVGDAPREPWYYLVGGLMGAVYVFTALSAVGTLGAGGITAATVAGQLTASVLIDRAGILGLTERPITPTRLLGIALLVAGVYLVVRE, encoded by the coding sequence ATGGATCGGGTCGGACTCGCGGCGCTGGCCGTGGTGGCCGCCGGAGGGCTCGTGGGCCTGCAGGCGCCGCTCAACGCCGGGCTCGGCCGCGCGATCGGCTCCGTTCCCGCGGCCGCGGTCAACTTCATCGTGGGCCTCGCGGCCCTGGTGGTGCTGCTGGCGGTGATGGGCCAGCTCGGCAACGTCGGCGACGCCCCGCGCGAGCCCTGGTACTACCTCGTGGGCGGCCTGATGGGCGCCGTCTACGTCTTCACGGCGCTGTCAGCGGTCGGGACGCTCGGCGCCGGCGGCATCACGGCGGCCACGGTGGCCGGCCAGCTCACCGCCTCGGTCCTCATCGACCGCGCCGGCATCCTCGGCCTCACCGAGCGCCCGATCACCCCCACCCGCCTGCTGGGCATAGCGCTGTTGGTGGCCGGCGTGTACCTGGTGGTGCGCGAGTAG
- a CDS encoding ABC transporter ATP-binding protein → MLEVRDLQTYYGNIQALKGISLEVEEGEIVTLIGSNGAGKSTTLRSISGLTPPRSGSIKFDGREIGETPPQEIVRLGISQSPEGRKCFARMSVRENLELGAFLRRDDGVHDDMDRVFDLFPRLKEREKQKAGTMSGGEQQMLAIGRALMASPKLLLLDEPSMGIAPILVERIYETIAAINSQGTTILLVEQNANFALGVSKRGYVLETGTVALTDASEALRKNPDVQKAYLGT, encoded by the coding sequence CTGCTCGAGGTCCGAGACCTCCAGACCTACTACGGCAACATCCAGGCCCTGAAGGGCATCTCGCTCGAGGTCGAGGAGGGGGAGATCGTCACGCTCATCGGGTCCAACGGCGCGGGCAAGTCCACCACCCTGCGCTCGATCTCCGGGCTCACCCCGCCGCGCTCGGGCTCCATCAAGTTCGACGGGCGCGAGATCGGGGAGACGCCGCCGCAGGAGATCGTCCGGCTCGGCATATCGCAGTCGCCCGAGGGGCGAAAGTGCTTCGCGCGCATGAGCGTGCGGGAGAACCTCGAGCTCGGCGCGTTCCTGCGCCGCGACGACGGCGTCCACGACGACATGGACCGCGTGTTCGACCTCTTCCCGCGCCTGAAGGAGCGCGAGAAGCAGAAGGCGGGCACGATGTCCGGCGGCGAGCAGCAGATGCTGGCCATCGGCCGGGCGCTGATGGCATCGCCCAAGCTGCTGCTGCTCGACGAGCCTTCGATGGGGATCGCGCCCATCCTGGTGGAGCGGATCTACGAGACGATCGCGGCGATCAACAGCCAGGGCACCACCATCCTGCTCGTCGAGCAGAACGCCAACTTCGCCCTCGGCGTCTCCAAGCGCGGCTACGTGCTGGAGACGGGCACGGTCGCCCTCACCGACGCGTCCGAGGCGTTGCGCAAGAATCCCGATGTGCAGAAGGCCTACCTCGGAACATGA
- a CDS encoding ABC transporter ATP-binding protein produces the protein MTDVADTSPDVPADPGGNGQPAILRAQGVQKVFGGLVAVEEVDFAIPERSIVSIIGPNGAGKTTFFNMLTGLYRPTRGRVHFRERDITARRPDKIMKLGVARTFQNIRLFATMSATENVMIGQHTRMRAGLFGSILRPPWVVAEEREVREKARETLAYVGLQSASFDQMAANLSYGDQRRVEIARALASDPELLLLDEPTAGMNPQESAALTDFMRRLCDERGLTILLIEHDMKVVMGVSERITVFDHGVKIAEGSPQEVRQDPKVVEAYLGTQSGEHDEEGS, from the coding sequence GTGACTGACGTGGCCGACACCTCGCCGGACGTCCCGGCCGATCCCGGCGGCAACGGGCAACCGGCGATCCTGAGGGCCCAGGGGGTGCAGAAGGTCTTCGGCGGGCTCGTGGCCGTGGAGGAGGTGGACTTCGCGATCCCCGAGCGCTCTATCGTCTCGATCATCGGGCCCAACGGCGCGGGCAAGACCACTTTCTTCAACATGCTCACGGGCCTCTACAGGCCCACGCGCGGACGGGTCCATTTCCGCGAGCGCGACATCACCGCCAGGCGCCCGGACAAGATCATGAAGCTGGGCGTGGCGCGCACGTTCCAGAACATCCGCCTGTTCGCCACGATGTCGGCCACCGAGAATGTGATGATCGGCCAGCACACCCGCATGCGCGCCGGGCTGTTCGGCTCGATCCTGCGGCCGCCGTGGGTGGTCGCGGAGGAGCGCGAGGTGCGCGAGAAGGCGCGCGAGACGCTGGCCTACGTGGGGCTGCAGTCCGCGTCCTTCGACCAGATGGCGGCCAACCTCTCCTACGGCGACCAGCGCCGGGTGGAGATCGCCCGCGCCCTGGCGTCGGACCCCGAGCTGCTCCTGCTCGACGAGCCCACGGCCGGCATGAACCCGCAGGAGTCGGCCGCGCTCACGGACTTCATGCGCCGGCTGTGCGACGAGCGCGGCCTCACGATCCTGCTGATCGAACACGACATGAAGGTGGTCATGGGGGTATCGGAGCGCATCACCGTGTTCGACCATGGCGTGAAGATCGCCGAGGGCAGCCCGCAGGAGGTGCGCCAGGACCCCAAGGTCGTGGAGGCCTACCTCGGCACCCAGAGCGGCGAGCACGACGAGGAGGGCTCCTGA
- the polA gene encoding DNA polymerase I has product MSREIFLIDGNSLAYRAFFALPETIATSGGFPTNAIFGFASMLVKILTEYGPKPTLVCWDAGMSGREVEYKEYKAGRREKPDLLREQWPHLHPLVDAFGYTNVKVDGYEADDVIATLARQARDKGHEVMIVTGDRDTFQLVEDGVRVMATSRGITETKIYDRQSVIDRYGIPPELIPDFYGLKGDTSDNIPGVPGIGDKTAAQLLQQYGDLETILASVDEISGAKRKENLTVHAGDARVSKQLATAQRSVEVDVDIEACVAREPDRSRLREVFREFELRDPLRRLEEALGDEEQAAPRERPAEDVSLRAREVAPAELGSLDGELAVLAAGRAVPDAQDGEQLELAPAAEEPPLRFAAYAGADEVLVGEAETLAAILLGWGDRPVVAHDWKSIAAADDECPAPPLEHDTMVAAYLIDPARRGYALAELAEGEGIGATIDGADGLARSAAITRVLAQRQVARLAEDGLTRLFQEVELPLVDVLAQVQRVGVKLDTRRLAEIREQVVGRTLELEREIHELAEEEFTIGSPQQLAHILFEKLGLSRKRRGKTGFSTDARVLQAIRSEHEIIPRIETWRELSKLTSTYLDALPVLVDEGSRLHTTFSQTGAVTGRLSSTNPNLQNIPIRTELGREIRSCFVAEEGCALISADYSQVELRVLAHIAGEEVLKEIFRRGEDVHTATAEQILGGKPDPGTRSKAKMVNYGIVYGLSAYGLADRLQIPQEEAQEFIDRYLERFPEVKQFIDDTIAFARDEGHVTTLFGRLRRIPELRARQFQTRSLGERLAVNTVIQGTAADIIKVAMVRCHAALADAGLGTRVVLQIHDELLFEGPESEVEQASEIIRREMVGAYDLDPPLEVDLGAGPNWLAAK; this is encoded by the coding sequence GTGAGCCGCGAGATCTTCCTCATCGACGGGAACAGCCTGGCCTACCGCGCGTTCTTCGCCCTGCCGGAGACGATTGCCACCTCGGGCGGGTTCCCGACCAACGCGATCTTCGGCTTCGCCTCGATGCTCGTGAAGATCCTCACCGAGTACGGGCCCAAGCCCACGCTCGTGTGCTGGGACGCCGGGATGTCGGGGCGCGAGGTGGAGTACAAGGAGTACAAGGCCGGCCGCCGCGAGAAGCCCGACCTGCTGCGCGAGCAGTGGCCGCACCTGCATCCGCTCGTGGACGCCTTCGGCTACACGAACGTGAAGGTGGACGGCTACGAGGCCGACGACGTGATCGCCACGCTCGCGCGCCAGGCGCGGGACAAGGGCCACGAGGTGATGATCGTCACCGGCGACCGCGACACGTTCCAGCTCGTGGAGGACGGCGTGCGCGTGATGGCCACCAGCCGCGGCATCACCGAGACCAAGATCTACGATCGCCAGTCGGTCATCGACCGCTACGGCATCCCGCCCGAGCTCATCCCCGACTTCTACGGGCTCAAGGGCGACACCTCGGACAACATCCCCGGCGTCCCCGGCATAGGCGACAAGACCGCGGCGCAGCTGCTCCAGCAGTACGGCGACCTCGAGACCATCCTCGCCAGCGTCGACGAGATCTCGGGTGCCAAGCGCAAGGAGAACCTCACCGTCCACGCCGGCGACGCCCGCGTGTCCAAGCAGCTGGCCACCGCGCAGCGGAGCGTGGAGGTGGACGTGGACATCGAAGCCTGCGTGGCGCGCGAGCCCGATCGCTCGCGCCTGCGGGAGGTGTTTCGCGAGTTCGAGCTGCGCGACCCGCTGCGGCGCCTCGAGGAGGCGCTTGGCGACGAGGAGCAGGCGGCGCCGCGCGAGCGCCCCGCGGAGGACGTGTCGCTGCGCGCGCGTGAGGTGGCGCCCGCGGAGCTCGGCTCGCTCGACGGCGAGCTCGCCGTCCTGGCCGCCGGCCGCGCGGTGCCTGACGCGCAGGACGGCGAGCAGCTCGAGCTGGCGCCCGCCGCCGAGGAGCCGCCGCTGCGCTTCGCCGCCTACGCCGGCGCCGACGAGGTGCTCGTGGGGGAGGCCGAGACGCTCGCGGCGATCCTGCTGGGCTGGGGCGATCGCCCGGTTGTGGCCCACGACTGGAAGTCGATCGCCGCGGCCGACGACGAGTGCCCGGCGCCGCCGCTCGAGCACGACACGATGGTCGCCGCGTACCTCATCGACCCGGCGCGCCGCGGCTATGCCCTCGCCGAGCTGGCCGAGGGGGAGGGCATCGGAGCCACGATCGACGGTGCCGACGGCCTCGCGCGGAGCGCCGCGATCACGCGCGTGCTGGCCCAGCGCCAGGTCGCGCGGCTCGCCGAGGACGGCCTCACCCGGCTGTTCCAGGAGGTGGAGCTGCCGCTGGTGGACGTGCTCGCGCAGGTGCAGCGGGTGGGCGTCAAGCTCGACACCCGGCGCCTCGCCGAGATCCGCGAGCAGGTCGTTGGGCGCACGCTCGAGCTCGAGCGCGAGATTCACGAGCTGGCGGAGGAGGAGTTCACGATCGGCTCCCCCCAGCAACTGGCCCACATCCTGTTCGAGAAGCTCGGGCTGTCGCGCAAGCGCCGCGGCAAGACGGGCTTCTCCACCGATGCGCGGGTGCTCCAGGCAATCCGCTCGGAGCACGAGATCATCCCCAGGATCGAGACCTGGAGGGAGCTCTCCAAGCTCACGAGCACCTACCTCGACGCGCTGCCGGTGCTCGTCGACGAGGGCAGCCGCCTGCACACCACCTTCAGCCAGACGGGCGCCGTCACCGGGCGGCTGTCCTCCACCAACCCCAACCTGCAGAACATCCCGATCCGCACCGAGCTCGGGCGCGAGATCCGCTCCTGCTTCGTGGCGGAGGAGGGCTGCGCGCTCATCTCCGCCGACTACTCCCAGGTGGAGCTGCGCGTGCTCGCCCACATCGCCGGGGAGGAGGTGCTCAAGGAGATCTTCCGGCGCGGCGAGGACGTGCACACCGCCACCGCCGAGCAGATCCTCGGCGGCAAGCCGGATCCCGGCACGCGCTCGAAGGCGAAGATGGTCAACTACGGGATCGTCTACGGGCTGTCGGCCTACGGCCTGGCCGACCGCCTCCAGATCCCGCAGGAGGAGGCGCAGGAGTTCATCGACCGCTACCTCGAGCGCTTCCCGGAGGTCAAGCAGTTCATCGACGACACGATCGCGTTCGCGCGCGACGAGGGCCACGTCACCACGCTCTTCGGGCGGCTGCGGCGGATCCCCGAGCTGCGCGCGCGCCAGTTCCAGACGCGCTCGCTCGGGGAGCGGCTTGCCGTGAACACCGTCATCCAGGGCACGGCCGCGGACATCATCAAGGTGGCGATGGTCCGCTGCCACGCCGCGCTCGCCGATGCCGGGCTGGGCACACGCGTCGTGCTCCAGATCCACGACGAGCTGCTGTTCGAGGGTCCCGAGTCCGAGGTCGAGCAGGCGTCGGAGATCATCCGGCGCGAGATGGTGGGCGCCTACGACCTCGACCCGCCGCTCGAGGTGGACCTCGGCGCGGGGCCCAACTGGCTGGCCGCGAAGTGA